The DNA sequence ATGTGCGCATCATCCTGGTGAAGATCACCGCGAGTCTGGCGCTGGTCTTCGGTGGCGGTGCCGCGGGCCGCGAAGGACCCACGCTGCAGATCGCCGGCAGCATCTACCGCGCCGTGCACAAGGTGTTGCCGCCCTTCTGGCCGCGTGTGAGCCGCCGCGTGATGATGATCACCGGGGGCGCGGCCGGATTGAGCGCCGCCTTCAACACGCCGCTGGGCGGGATCGTCTTCGCCGTGGAGGAACTGACCAAGACGCACATCGCGCAATTCCGCACGGCGGTGCTCACGGCGGTGATCATCAGTGGCATGACGGCGCAATGGCTGCTGGGCCCCTACCTCTTCCTGGGCTATCCCAAACTGCAGCCCGCCACCTTCTCCTTCATGTACAAGATCCTGGCGATCGCCGCGGTGGCGGGCCTGGCCGGCGCCGTATTCTGCCGTTTACTTCTGGCCGTGGACAAGCTGCGCCGCTCGCTGAAAGGCTTCGTCGCGCACGCGCTCTTCGCCATCGGCTGCGCCCTGCTCTTCGCGCTGGTGGTGCACTTCATCGGCATGCAGGCCGTGGGGTCCGGCAAAGGCGTGTTGGAGCGTTATCTCTTCGCAAGCGATGTGGGCGCCAGCGGGCGTGACGTGGCCGCGCGCATGCTGGGCCCGCTGTTCACCAGTTCCGCCGGTGGCGCGGGCGGCATCTTCGCGCCATCGCTCGCCGCAGGGGCCGCCATCGGTGGCTGGCTCACGGAAATGCTGGGCTTCGCGGGGAATCGCGGGCAGTTCAATCTGCTGGTGCTCGCCGGCATGACGGCCTTCCTCACCGGCGTGACGCGATCGCCCTTCACCAGCGCCATACTGGTGTTGGAGATGACCGACCGGCACAGCGCCATCTTCCAGTTGATGTACGCGGCGGTGATCGGCTACCTCATCGCCTACACCATCGACCGCAAGAGCTATTACGAGCGCATGCGCGACAAGCTGCTGGCGGCATTGCCGGGCTACAAGGCGGAGAATACCGTGGTGGTCACCGGCGACAGGACCTGACACCGGGTTCTTCCGGAACAGGTACATTGCAGGATGAACCAGTACCGACCAGCCATGTCCTTCCGACCCCTCCTCGCACTGCCCTTCCTGTTCCTCACCCTTTGTGCCCCGGCCCAGCAGCACGACCTGCCCGAAGGGATAGAGACCTTCATCAATGCCCTGGGGCAGGAAGTGCAGGTGGCCACCGCCGTGAGCTACCAGCTCACCCCGCCGGCGACGGAATGGCCCGTGGTGGATGAGGAGATGTCGCGATCACTGAAGAAGCCGCGCGAGGTCTTCAACAAGCGCATGTCCAACGAGGCGGTGAACCCCAACGCGCTTCCACTGGGGATGGACCCCGCGTTGCAGACCGCACCGCCGTTCCGCGCTACGCGCAACCCGATCGTGAACTTCCAAGGCCAGAACGGATCGGCCCAACCACCCGATCCATCCGGCGCCGCCGGGCCCGAGCACTATGTGCAGGCCGTGAACCTGTCGGTGCGGATCTACAACAAGACCGGCCAGGGCGTGGCCGGTCCTTTCACCCTGGCCAGCTTCTGGCCCGGCACGGGCAACTACGGCGACCCCATCGTGATGTACGACCGGCATGCCGACCGCTGGTTCATCTCCCAATTCCAATTCAACCCCAACCGCATCCTGGTGGCGATCAGTGTGACGAACAACCCCGCGGGGCAGTACCACGCGTACATGTTCTCGGTCAACCAATTCCCCGATTATCCGAAGTATTCCATCTGGTGGGACGGCTACTACATGACCTCCAACAGCAACCACACGGCCTGTGTGATGGAACGCGACCTGATGCTGGCCGGCGACCCCGGCGCGCGCATCATCACGTTGAGCGCGCCGCAATTGGGCACGGCCGGATTCCGCAGCGTGCTGCCCGCCGATGCCGATGGCCCGTTGCCGCCGGCCGGCACACCCTGCAACTTCTTCAACCTGGAGGACGACGCCTGGAACGGTGTCCCGGTGGACCGCATCAAGATCTACAGCATGACCACCAATTGGGTCACCCCGGCGAACACCAGCGTGGTGATGACGCAGACCCTGCCCACGCAGCCCTTCAGCACCAACTTCGGGCAGGGCTTCAACAACATCTCGCAGCCCGGCACCAACCAGAAGCTGGATGCGGTGCACCAGATCTTCTACTTCCGCGCCCAGCACATGCGCTTC is a window from the Flavobacteriales bacterium genome containing:
- a CDS encoding T9SS type A sorting domain-containing protein, which encodes MSFRPLLALPFLFLTLCAPAQQHDLPEGIETFINALGQEVQVATAVSYQLTPPATEWPVVDEEMSRSLKKPREVFNKRMSNEAVNPNALPLGMDPALQTAPPFRATRNPIVNFQGQNGSAQPPDPSGAAGPEHYVQAVNLSVRIYNKTGQGVAGPFTLASFWPGTGNYGDPIVMYDRHADRWFISQFQFNPNRILVAISVTNNPAGQYHAYMFSVNQFPDYPKYSIWWDGYYMTSNSNHTACVMERDLMLAGDPGARIITLSAPQLGTAGFRSVLPADADGPLPPAGTPCNFFNLEDDAWNGVPVDRIKIYSMTTNWVTPANTSVVMTQTLPTQPFSTNFGQGFNNISQPGTNQKLDAVHQIFYFRAQHMRFMTHSSLMLCHVVNLGGGHAGIRWYELRDANNGVWSIHQQGTWAPDNGSRWMASISMDEAGNIGLAYSHTDVAQVIYPGLRFTGRLAGDPLDQMTFVETVAQNGTGAQNGSNRYGDYSHMSLDPDGTTFWFTGEFLVASGQRTRIFSFNLDMFTSVEDQQSVAAPSMVAVPQNGELLVQATGLPTAHALELHLIGMDGRLIRSRAIQAPDGTWNGRENLAGLAAGIYFARIGGGDFQKVTRFLVEH
- a CDS encoding chloride channel protein; translated protein: MSANRFDEITDRAVKYISGGLERVRQWLIQSRARELVLLALPYQVAAVLTALVAVGYAKLFHWMEARNMALLEQDPRWIFATAPLGFLVSWFVVRRFAPLAGGSGIPQLMAAIEVATEKKRDASWRFLNVRIILVKITASLALVFGGGAAGREGPTLQIAGSIYRAVHKVLPPFWPRVSRRVMMITGGAAGLSAAFNTPLGGIVFAVEELTKTHIAQFRTAVLTAVIISGMTAQWLLGPYLFLGYPKLQPATFSFMYKILAIAAVAGLAGAVFCRLLLAVDKLRRSLKGFVAHALFAIGCALLFALVVHFIGMQAVGSGKGVLERYLFASDVGASGRDVAARMLGPLFTSSAGGAGGIFAPSLAAGAAIGGWLTEMLGFAGNRGQFNLLVLAGMTAFLTGVTRSPFTSAILVLEMTDRHSAIFQLMYAAVIGYLIAYTIDRKSYYERMRDKLLAALPGYKAENTVVVTGDRT